One window of Paenibacillus albicereus genomic DNA carries:
- a CDS encoding O-antigen polymerase — protein sequence MTEKVKSGGRSSGLIAVVIFVSILSMLTAEAIAGSPLQSILILFVLLSLAVTIFGVTKGIMTRKFIDFMSPYILFPMMYLIIYAPGTNEVLNTNPELGSKLLTLVILGFVMFLLGAFMASSLFLKSPERGTLNDSRTNYKKVIKLFYVIGGMFMLLYWAKSGGPPILHSDLENSRVASLSGNGIPFHMSLLMSVAIWFLFIKTEKFTFKKSFIPLFMTILLLMSTGWRSTAVALIFVALAIYHYKRPISLGRLGGIGALIISLIAGLGLLRIRSSNSKFVLNDMMAQGDYFGAFIQYLYNYPVVFGKDILSAVISQLPNSAMPLQYGKTFFWNFQTMIPGNDAQPFDFILKVALRRGFDGGGLPPTLLGDLYINFSTAGIVLGMLILGFIWSMLHHLLLRNKSNILGLIAAITIYFLSVSIRGGIENVTLMTTWLCGSAVLIFALAYYPQNEKAKALVGKQKIEQLRLNRYGIKTQSLEQPLK from the coding sequence GTGACTGAAAAGGTTAAATCAGGTGGGAGATCGTCTGGATTAATTGCCGTTGTTATTTTCGTTTCCATTCTCTCCATGCTAACTGCTGAAGCAATTGCTGGATCACCTTTGCAGTCGATCTTAATACTGTTCGTCTTACTCTCTCTTGCTGTAACCATTTTCGGAGTCACCAAAGGCATTATGACAAGAAAGTTTATTGATTTCATGTCGCCTTACATACTGTTTCCGATGATGTATTTAATCATATATGCTCCTGGAACAAACGAGGTCTTAAATACGAATCCGGAATTAGGCAGCAAACTTTTGACGCTCGTAATTCTAGGATTTGTAATGTTTTTGCTTGGTGCTTTTATGGCTAGCTCCTTATTCCTCAAATCACCTGAAAGAGGAACGTTGAATGATTCTCGTACCAATTACAAAAAAGTAATCAAGTTGTTCTATGTAATCGGCGGGATGTTCATGTTGCTATACTGGGCAAAATCAGGTGGACCACCAATTTTACACTCCGATCTTGAAAATAGTCGGGTCGCCTCCTTATCAGGAAACGGCATTCCATTTCATATGTCATTGTTGATGAGCGTAGCAATCTGGTTTCTGTTCATTAAAACGGAGAAATTCACCTTTAAGAAGAGCTTTATCCCTCTTTTTATGACCATTCTTCTGCTCATGAGTACAGGGTGGAGGAGCACAGCAGTAGCGCTTATTTTCGTCGCTTTGGCAATTTATCATTACAAGCGACCGATCTCGCTCGGTCGTCTTGGTGGGATCGGAGCGCTTATTATTTCTCTTATCGCGGGTCTGGGGCTTTTAAGGATCCGTTCCTCAAATAGTAAATTTGTTCTAAATGACATGATGGCTCAAGGGGATTACTTTGGGGCTTTTATCCAGTACCTTTATAACTATCCGGTTGTATTTGGGAAAGACATACTGAGTGCTGTAATTAGTCAACTTCCAAACTCTGCAATGCCTCTGCAGTACGGTAAGACTTTCTTTTGGAATTTTCAAACGATGATTCCTGGAAACGATGCACAGCCCTTCGACTTCATCCTGAAAGTAGCGTTAAGGCGGGGATTTGATGGAGGTGGACTTCCACCTACACTTCTTGGAGATCTATACATTAACTTCTCAACTGCAGGGATTGTCTTGGGCATGCTGATTCTAGGATTTATATGGTCAATGCTCCATCATTTATTGCTTCGGAATAAGAGCAATATTCTTGGCCTTATCGCTGCCATTACAATATATTTTCTCTCGGTCTCAATTCGGGGCGGTATTGAAAACGTAACATTAATGACGACGTGGCTCTGCGGCAGTGCGGTTTTAATCTTCGCTCTTGCCTACTATCCACAGAATGAAAAAGCGAAAGCTTTGGTAGGTAAACAGAAAATTGAGCAGTTGAGACTAAATCGATACGGCATAAAAACCCAATCATTAGAACAGCCACTCAAATGA
- a CDS encoding SH3 domain-containing protein, translating to MRKPVAAVLAASLLLACMPPGGAEAAPAAAVQLAVTQSTVNLREEPSTKGKVMRLLAKGESLSVLERVDGSWFKVKERAGKIGFVSSSTAYISLVEPPAASAKPALAANAEILATVTLRKSASVSSDRIRYLKIGELVQIVAVPTAYWYQVKDEQGYSGYISSDKKYVSVTGSLPGAPAATLAPTPSKTPAATLAPTPSKAPAASATPTPSKAPAATATPTPSKTPVATATPTPSKTPAATATPTPSKTPAASATPTPSKTPAATATPAPSKAPAATATPSPSKTPAATATPTPSQAPAATATPTPESGGTDAFAPNAKAASVVAFRVGPSTAQERIRYLKTNEAVQIVSAANRSWYQIVDAAGQSGYVSSDAKYITVTGTLPSEPSATPAPVATASPTPAPSGDEDGLASPELEAVIAAGLKYLGTPYEFGSSRSDTTTFDCSDFVRQAFLDALGVKLAADSRGQGQHVKNKGAYTQEWNELKRGDLMFFTTTAISKEMSAEESLDASLISHVGIYLGDNKILQTYSKESGGVQVTDIPQNSTWKTRFMFGGSAL from the coding sequence ATGAGAAAGCCCGTCGCAGCCGTGCTGGCCGCAAGCCTGCTGCTTGCGTGCATGCCCCCGGGCGGGGCGGAAGCCGCGCCTGCCGCCGCCGTCCAGCTTGCCGTTACTCAGTCCACCGTCAATCTGAGGGAGGAGCCGTCGACGAAGGGCAAGGTGATGCGTCTGCTCGCCAAGGGCGAATCGCTCTCGGTGCTGGAGCGGGTGGACGGCAGCTGGTTCAAGGTCAAGGAACGCGCGGGCAAGATCGGATTCGTCTCCTCCTCCACGGCCTACATCAGCCTCGTCGAGCCACCAGCCGCTTCCGCCAAGCCTGCCCTTGCCGCGAACGCAGAGATCCTCGCCACCGTCACGCTGCGCAAGAGCGCCTCCGTGTCCAGCGACCGCATCCGCTACCTGAAGATCGGCGAGCTGGTGCAGATCGTGGCTGTACCGACGGCGTACTGGTATCAGGTGAAGGACGAGCAGGGCTACAGCGGGTACATAAGCTCCGACAAAAAATACGTCAGCGTGACCGGCAGCCTGCCAGGCGCTCCGGCTGCGACCTTGGCGCCGACGCCGAGCAAGACGCCGGCCGCGACCTTGGCGCCGACGCCGAGCAAGGCGCCGGCCGCGAGCGCGACGCCGACGCCGAGCAAGGCGCCGGCCGCGACTGCGACGCCGACGCCGAGCAAGACGCCGGTCGCGACTGCGACGCCGACGCCGAGCAAGACGCCGGCTGCGACTGCGACGCCGACGCCGAGCAAGACGCCGGCTGCGAGCGCGACGCCGACGCCGAGCAAGACGCCAGCCGCGACGGCCACGCCTGCGCCGAGCAAGGCGCCAGCCGCGACGGCGACGCCGTCCCCGAGCAAGACGCCGGCCGCGACTGCGACGCCGACGCCGAGTCAGGCTCCGGCCGCGACTGCGACGCCGACGCCAGAAAGCGGCGGCACGGATGCGTTCGCTCCGAATGCGAAGGCCGCTTCGGTGGTGGCGTTCCGCGTCGGTCCGTCCACGGCTCAAGAGCGCATCCGCTACCTCAAGACGAACGAGGCCGTGCAGATCGTGTCTGCGGCCAACCGCAGCTGGTACCAAATCGTCGACGCCGCCGGCCAATCCGGGTATGTCAGCTCCGACGCCAAATACATCACCGTAACGGGGACGCTCCCGAGCGAGCCATCCGCGACGCCAGCGCCAGTCGCGACCGCATCGCCGACGCCGGCTCCGTCCGGCGATGAGGACGGCCTCGCCTCGCCGGAGCTGGAGGCGGTCATCGCCGCCGGCCTGAAGTACCTCGGCACGCCGTATGAGTTCGGCTCCAGCCGAAGCGATACGACGACGTTCGATTGCTCGGACTTCGTGCGGCAGGCGTTCCTCGACGCGCTCGGCGTCAAGCTGGCGGCCGACTCGCGCGGTCAAGGCCAGCACGTGAAGAACAAAGGCGCGTACACGCAGGAATGGAACGAGCTGAAGCGCGGCGACCTCATGTTCTTCACGACGACCGCGATCAGCAAGGAGATGTCGGCCGAGGAAAGCCTCGACGCTTCGCTCATCTCTCATGTCGGCATCTACCTCGGCGACAACAAGATCCTCCAGACGTACTCCAAGGAATCGGGAGGCGTGCAGGTGACGGACATCCCGCAGAACTCGACTTGGAAGACGCGCTTCATGTTCGGCGGCAGCGCGCTGTAG
- a CDS encoding cation diffusion facilitator family transporter yields MRRGERGAWISIGAYVVLSIAKIGAGYLFASKALSADGFNNLTDIVASFAVLIGLRISQKPPDEDHPYGHFRAETIASLVASFIMATVGLQVLISSVRSLFAGREEAPNILSAIVAVVSAVVMLGVYLYNRRLARQIKSQALEAAAKDNLSDSLVSIGAAIGIAGASLGLPWLDPVAAIAVGLIICKTAWEIFYGATHALTDGFDDGELRTLRSSIEKVDGVKSIKDLKARVHGSHVLVDVIVMVDSRLTLVESHRISDEIEHRMERKHNIMNVHVHVEPYEPA; encoded by the coding sequence ATGCGTCGGGGAGAGCGCGGAGCCTGGATCAGCATCGGCGCTTATGTCGTGCTGTCGATCGCCAAAATCGGCGCGGGCTATCTGTTCGCCTCCAAGGCGCTGTCCGCGGACGGCTTCAACAACCTGACCGACATCGTCGCCTCGTTCGCCGTGCTCATCGGCCTGCGCATCTCGCAGAAGCCGCCGGACGAGGATCATCCTTATGGACACTTCCGGGCGGAGACGATCGCTTCGCTCGTCGCTTCCTTCATCATGGCGACGGTCGGCCTGCAGGTGCTCATCAGCTCCGTGCGCTCGCTGTTCGCCGGGCGCGAGGAGGCCCCGAACATCCTGTCCGCGATCGTGGCGGTCGTGTCTGCCGTCGTCATGCTCGGCGTGTACCTGTACAACCGCCGCCTTGCCCGACAGATCAAGAGCCAGGCGCTGGAAGCGGCGGCCAAGGACAACTTGTCCGATTCGCTCGTCAGCATCGGCGCGGCGATCGGCATCGCGGGCGCTTCGCTCGGCTTGCCGTGGCTCGATCCGGTGGCCGCGATCGCCGTCGGCCTCATCATCTGCAAGACGGCTTGGGAAATTTTCTACGGCGCGACCCATGCGCTGACCGACGGCTTCGACGACGGCGAGCTGCGCACGCTGCGCAGCTCGATCGAAAAGGTCGACGGCGTCAAGTCGATCAAGGATCTCAAGGCCCGCGTCCATGGCAGCCATGTGCTGGTCGACGTCATCGTGATGGTCGATTCGAGGCTCACCCTCGTCGAGAGCCACCGCATCAGCGACGAGATCGAGCACCGGATGGAGCGCAAGCACAACATCATGAACGTGCATGTGCATGTCGAGCCATACGAGCCGGCCTAA
- the kapB gene encoding sporulation phosphorelay system protein KapB, with protein sequence MSDENQVPAGEGWVRFTYKTGEYAGRLVEQGTPRSVVETLAVLRHPEQGDLHHPYDPDVPFFHERRALAHREKALVPNRDIQPHAAAELPPYEASREQAVARMLDELDRLQRWAARAADQLRTVASDYR encoded by the coding sequence ATGAGCGACGAGAATCAGGTCCCGGCCGGGGAAGGCTGGGTGCGCTTCACCTACAAGACAGGCGAGTATGCGGGCAGGCTGGTCGAGCAGGGCACGCCGCGGAGCGTCGTCGAGACGCTGGCCGTGCTGCGCCATCCCGAGCAGGGCGACCTGCACCATCCGTACGACCCCGACGTGCCGTTCTTCCACGAAAGGCGGGCGCTGGCCCATCGCGAGAAGGCGCTCGTGCCGAATCGCGACATCCAGCCGCATGCCGCGGCGGAGCTGCCGCCGTACGAGGCCTCCCGCGAGCAGGCGGTCGCCCGCATGCTGGACGAGCTCGACCGGCTGCAGCGCTGGGCGGCGCGCGCGGCCGATCAGCTGCGGACCGTGGCCTCCGACTATAGGTAG
- a CDS encoding NAD-dependent malic enzyme, giving the protein MNNKALDGKTVIVRLEIDSGTNFSSVVSAIEAAGGDMIAIDVIQTGKGSTTRDLTVKVKDTGTTELLGKTLGQLPGIRVINTSDRTFLLHLGGKITVQPKTAIHNRDDLSRVYTPEVARVCTAIHEDPSKAFTLTIKRNMVAVVSDGSAVLGLGNIGPEAAMPVMEGKAMLFKQFADVDAFPICLDTQDTEEIIRTVKAIAPAFGGINLEDISSPRCFEIEERLREELNIPVFHDDQHGTAVVLYAGLLNALRLTGKSIEDARIVVCGIGAAGTACTKMLLAGGARNVLGVDRDGILTADRDYAHPMWNWYAANTNPGRISGSLADAVAGADVFIGLSAGGILKREMVLTMNEQPIVFAMANPEPEIRPEQAEDIVAVIATGRSDYPNQINNVLCFPGIFRGALDCRATTINEEMKLAAAEAIASTVGEDELSRSYIIPSVFNAKVVEEVRRRVVQAARDSGVARRNPRE; this is encoded by the coding sequence TTGAACAACAAGGCTCTGGACGGCAAGACCGTCATCGTCCGGCTGGAGATCGACTCCGGCACCAACTTCAGCTCGGTCGTATCCGCCATCGAGGCGGCCGGCGGCGACATGATCGCCATCGACGTGATCCAGACGGGCAAAGGAAGCACGACGCGCGACTTGACGGTCAAGGTGAAGGACACCGGCACGACGGAGCTTCTCGGCAAGACGCTGGGACAGCTGCCGGGCATCCGGGTCATCAACACCTCCGACCGCACCTTCCTGCTGCATCTCGGGGGCAAGATCACCGTACAGCCCAAGACCGCCATCCACAACCGCGACGACCTCTCCCGCGTCTACACGCCGGAAGTGGCGCGCGTCTGCACCGCCATCCACGAGGATCCGTCCAAGGCGTTCACGCTGACGATCAAGCGCAACATGGTCGCGGTCGTCTCCGACGGCAGCGCGGTGCTCGGCCTCGGCAACATCGGCCCGGAAGCGGCGATGCCCGTCATGGAGGGCAAGGCAATGCTGTTCAAGCAGTTCGCGGACGTCGACGCCTTCCCCATCTGCCTGGACACGCAGGACACCGAGGAGATCATCCGCACGGTGAAAGCGATTGCACCTGCCTTCGGCGGCATCAACCTGGAAGACATCAGCTCGCCGCGCTGCTTCGAGATCGAGGAGCGGCTGCGCGAGGAGCTCAACATCCCGGTGTTCCATGACGACCAGCACGGCACCGCCGTCGTCCTCTATGCGGGACTGCTCAACGCGCTGCGCCTGACGGGCAAGTCGATCGAGGATGCCCGCATCGTCGTCTGCGGCATCGGCGCGGCCGGCACCGCCTGCACGAAGATGCTGCTCGCCGGCGGCGCCCGCAACGTGCTCGGCGTCGACCGCGACGGCATCCTGACGGCGGATCGAGACTATGCGCATCCGATGTGGAACTGGTACGCGGCCAACACGAACCCTGGACGCATCTCCGGCAGCCTGGCCGACGCCGTCGCCGGAGCGGACGTGTTCATCGGCCTCTCGGCCGGCGGCATCCTCAAGCGGGAGATGGTGCTCACGATGAATGAGCAGCCGATCGTGTTCGCGATGGCGAACCCCGAGCCGGAGATTCGGCCCGAGCAAGCCGAGGACATCGTCGCGGTCATCGCCACCGGACGCTCGGACTATCCGAATCAGATCAACAACGTGCTCTGCTTCCCGGGCATCTTCCGCGGGGCGCTCGACTGCCGCGCGACGACGATCAACGAGGAGATGAAGCTGGCCGCGGCCGAGGCGATCGCCTCCACGGTCGGCGAGGACGAGCTGAGCCGCAGCTACATCATCCCGAGCGTGTTCAACGCCAAGGTCGTCGAGGAAGTGCGCCGCCGCGTCGTGCAGGCGGCCCGCGACAGCGGCGTCGCCCGGCGGAATCCGCGGGAGTAG
- a CDS encoding MGDG synthase family glycosyltransferase has protein sequence MRKKRVLLLSEGFGSGHTQAAYALAAGLRQLSPDVQTRVLELGKFLNPVLGPLIMSAYRKTVGKQPKLVGMMYRTNYKRSFNRFAQLAIHRIFYTQTEQVIQQLRPEIIVCTHPGPNAAVARLKRLGLDVPLYTLITDYDAHGTWASPEVNHYLVSTPVVKRKLMDRGIPSGRIEVTGIPVHPQFWQSQDQADARSGLGLRSLPTVLVMGGGWGLMEEEDEFFTYMTRWREEVQLIFCTGTNEKSRESMLADERFNHPNIQVLGFTREISKLMDAADLLVTKPGGMTCTEGMSKGIPMLFYKPIPGQEEENLDYFIGSGFGEMLQSTATIDRWFRLIQEPYSSGKRRQRLQSKSSQQYDPQECPSAVLRLMQ, from the coding sequence ATGCGTAAAAAAAGAGTGCTGCTGCTATCGGAGGGGTTCGGATCCGGACACACCCAGGCGGCATATGCGCTCGCTGCCGGGCTGAGGCAGCTGTCTCCGGATGTCCAGACCCGCGTGCTGGAGCTGGGCAAATTCCTGAATCCGGTGCTCGGTCCTCTGATCATGTCCGCCTATCGCAAGACGGTCGGCAAGCAGCCCAAGCTGGTAGGCATGATGTACCGCACCAACTATAAGCGATCGTTCAACCGGTTCGCGCAGCTCGCGATACACCGGATCTTCTATACCCAGACCGAGCAGGTCATCCAGCAGCTGCGCCCGGAGATCATCGTCTGCACGCATCCCGGCCCGAACGCCGCCGTCGCCAGGCTCAAGCGGCTCGGGCTCGACGTGCCTCTCTACACGCTGATTACCGACTACGACGCGCACGGCACCTGGGCCAGTCCGGAGGTCAACCACTACCTCGTCTCGACGCCCGTCGTCAAGCGCAAGCTGATGGACCGCGGCATCCCGTCCGGCCGCATCGAAGTGACCGGCATCCCCGTCCATCCGCAGTTCTGGCAGTCGCAGGACCAGGCGGACGCGAGGAGCGGGCTCGGACTGCGCAGCCTGCCGACCGTGCTCGTCATGGGCGGCGGCTGGGGGCTCATGGAGGAGGAGGACGAATTCTTCACCTACATGACCCGCTGGCGCGAGGAGGTGCAGCTGATCTTCTGCACGGGCACCAACGAGAAGTCGCGGGAGAGCATGCTGGCGGACGAGCGGTTCAACCATCCGAACATTCAGGTGCTCGGCTTCACGCGCGAAATCTCCAAGCTGATGGACGCGGCGGACCTGCTCGTGACCAAGCCCGGCGGCATGACCTGCACCGAGGGGATGAGCAAGGGTATTCCGATGCTGTTCTACAAGCCGATCCCCGGCCAGGAGGAAGAGAACCTGGACTACTTTATCGGCAGCGGCTTCGGCGAGATGCTGCAGTCGACCGCGACGATCGACCGCTGGTTCCGGCTCATCCAGGAGCCGTACAGCTCCGGCAAGCGCCGGCAGCGGCTGCAGTCCAAGAGCAGCCAGCAGTACGACCCGCAGGAATGTCCGTCGGCCGTGCTGAGGCTGATGCAGTAA
- a CDS encoding MDR family MFS transporter: MNRIQHLLRAYHPIVISLLVGQMISRIATSMSMPFLALYLAKNTDMSAAMIGFVAGAGALAGTFGGFIGGALSDRYSRRLVMFVSLFAWSAVFIGFAFAKQPALLLLLSLLNGLCRSWFDPVAQVLMGDLTEPERRFKLYSLRYLMGNVGVAVGPLLGVYLGVGSSSVPFLVTGLIFLLYGCVLFAMMHAFGIQAIEGGATKEKITIGSAWAAVRRDRVLQLYTVGAILVAIGYSQHTVTLSQHLEMSFSQGVYVFGWLMTANAVTVIVLQMPLSRLVEKRRPISAIHAGNILFALGLVGFGLSPTIPLLFVSMICFTIGEILNYPAGSLLLDRLAPEPLRGAYFGAQTFGNFGYFLGPLLGGWLLDRTSGPVVFTLIAVILLSSSYFYGAGARRQAALGQEAPAARAAGF, from the coding sequence ATGAACCGAATCCAGCACCTGTTGCGTGCGTACCACCCGATTGTCATTTCGCTGCTTGTCGGGCAGATGATCTCCCGGATCGCCACCTCGATGAGCATGCCTTTCCTTGCCCTGTACCTCGCCAAGAACACCGACATGAGTGCTGCGATGATCGGCTTCGTCGCCGGCGCCGGCGCGCTCGCGGGCACCTTCGGCGGCTTCATTGGAGGAGCTTTGTCGGACCGCTATAGCCGCAGGCTCGTCATGTTCGTCTCTTTGTTCGCTTGGAGCGCCGTGTTCATCGGCTTCGCCTTCGCCAAGCAGCCGGCGCTGCTGCTTCTGCTGAGCCTGCTGAACGGCCTGTGCCGCTCCTGGTTCGATCCCGTCGCGCAAGTGCTCATGGGCGACCTGACCGAGCCGGAGCGACGATTCAAGCTGTATTCGCTCCGCTATCTGATGGGGAACGTCGGCGTCGCCGTCGGCCCTCTGCTCGGCGTCTATCTCGGCGTCGGCAGCAGCTCTGTTCCGTTTCTCGTGACCGGACTCATCTTCCTGCTCTACGGCTGCGTCCTGTTCGCGATGATGCATGCGTTCGGCATCCAGGCGATCGAAGGAGGAGCCACCAAGGAGAAGATCACGATCGGCTCCGCGTGGGCCGCCGTCCGCCGCGATCGGGTGCTCCAGCTGTACACCGTCGGTGCCATCCTCGTCGCCATCGGCTACAGCCAGCATACCGTCACGCTGTCGCAGCATCTGGAGATGAGCTTCAGCCAGGGCGTCTATGTGTTCGGCTGGCTCATGACAGCCAACGCCGTCACGGTCATCGTGCTGCAGATGCCGCTCTCCAGGCTGGTCGAGAAGCGGCGCCCCATCTCGGCTATTCATGCGGGCAACATCCTGTTCGCGCTCGGGCTCGTCGGCTTCGGCCTCTCTCCGACGATTCCCTTGTTGTTCGTCTCGATGATCTGCTTTACGATCGGCGAGATCCTCAACTATCCGGCCGGCAGCCTGCTGCTGGACCGGCTGGCGCCGGAGCCGCTGCGCGGAGCATATTTCGGCGCGCAGACGTTCGGCAACTTCGGCTATTTCCTCGGTCCGCTGCTGGGCGGCTGGCTGCTCGATCGAACGAGCGGCCCGGTCGTGTTCACGCTGATTGCCGTCATCCTGCTCAGCTCGTCTTATTTCTACGGAGCGGGAGCGCGCCGCCAGGCGGCGCTCGGGCAGGAGGCCCCGGCCGCGCGCGCGGCCGGCTTCTGA